tttttttgtatttttcatCTTATTTACTTTatgtttaaattttgtttttttctcatatttacaaatatacaATCTTATATAACATTAACCGAGTGTAATGCATAAAATGTTttggaattttttttaagttatatgcaattaatttttattatattttgttttttatgaGTTTATTTTGGCCACAGTATAtgaattgttatttttaactgtacctttattattatatttaaatgtttGTGtcttaattataataaggtgtaaaaaaaagcaacatgcatatattttccttttttatatatttctccctttacatatttcctatcatttatattcaataaaaaattgtatgaatgtaaaattatttattttaataaaaattaattatatatgattgTAGCTAACATCGATGGTGTTgctttaatttattttattttcccgTCAGTTTTTAtccaataattttaaatacttatttgtattttatgtgtaaatatattttttttatcgtattaaatataaaaaaaacaaaaaatcgTGCACCTCACTTTTGCTAGTTATACAATATTCCCCATTTGATTAAATATTGTAAGacgaaaaaattaaataacatacattttaaattatgttatattttttgttcaaTACCAAGATACTTTATCATTgatttacaattttaataattacaCTAAACGCTTTAGACATAATAAGGAGGCACTCAAATACAAATACACATGTATTGGTGTGTATAAGGAAATGAgatgaataaataaacaatcaAATTCGAAACACAAGCGaccaaaatatataatagatgAATTAATTTGCGCATGCGCATGTGTGTAATAGTTTTGATCTGTAGAATAGATggagataaaaataaatctctaaaaatattcaagaCAATACATActtccatatatatatatatgcgaGATAAGCACATAAGATAATATCCAGTTAAAATactccaaaaaaaaataaagaatatgagtgttgaagaaaatatacaGTTGCTTAAACTTGACGCACTGGCAAAACGCTTTggggaaaaaataaataccaTAAAAGGATtattaaaagtaaaaaatataaaaatagaagaaTCCATTTTAAttagatatattttatcttatGGAGACAAAACAGATGAATTAGTTAACGCAGTTACAAGAGCTGTTGAATGGAGAAAAGCAAATATAGAGCCAATACTAAAAAGTGATAaattacattttaaaaGTGATGATGTTATATTTCCGATTCGAGTTAAaccatattattttttaatacgaAAAACATTAGCAGCATGTGCCCATAAATATGCTATAGACAACCAACCTGTTGTTATTGGCCgattaaaattatgtaattttacatttttattagatAATGTTCCTGAAGATATTATAATAGACTATATTGTATATTCAAATGAACATGAATATACAATATGTAATAAACAAAGTAAAAAACACAATTCTATATGTAGAACATATAGATTTATTGATTTAAAAGGTTTTGCCCTTAGACAATTTGATAAAcgatttttaaaaatttttgcAAGTACATCAAAATTATCTGAATTTCTTCACCCCCAATTGGTTTTCAATACAGTACGTATATATAATCtttgtaatattttgttattttacaTGAATTCCATGTATTGGATATGCTTAGCAtacatcatatatataaatgtgttGAATCTTCTTTACATATGTattgtttcattttttttattcagtACTTAATAAATGCCCCATCCTATATAAGGATAACAATTGAAACATTAAAGGCCTTTGGGATTAGTAGAAGAACCTTAAATAAGTTGAGAATACCCAAAGTGATAGACAACGTAGAATCTGCAGATTGCGAATGGTTCAATACGATAGTGGATAAAAAAGTAAGTTTtctataataaatgaaaaaaaaataaattgattacctgcatgcatatatgcttcaggaatattttttgttatgcttatttattaatatattttttatttatttccttttgaAGGATATACCGTCGTACCTCGGTGGATTGTGTAAGTGTAAAAATGGATGTATACCTGGATTCACGAATGATCAAGAATGTATGGAAGAATTCAATTTAGAGGATgtaaaagaagaaataaaaaaacaacttTCAAAAATAAGCCATTCCTAACATAT
This genomic interval from Plasmodium chabaudi chabaudi strain AS genome assembly, chromosome: 11 contains the following:
- a CDS encoding phosphatidylinositol/phosphatidylcholine transfer protein, putative, coding for MSVEENIQLLKLDALAKRFGEKINTIKGLLKVKNIKIEESILIRYILSYGDKTDELVNAVTRAVEWRKANIEPILKSDKLHFKSDDVIFPIRVKPYYFLIRKTLAACAHKYAIDNQPVVIGRLKLCNFTFLLDNVPEDIIIDYIVYSNEHEYTICNKQSKKHNSICRTYRFIDLKGFALRQFDKRFLKIFASTSKLSEFLHPQLVFNTYLINAPSYIRITIETLKAFGISRRTLNKLRIPKVIDNVESADCEWFNTIVDKKDIPSYLGGLCKCKNGCIPGFTNDQECMEEFNLEDVKEEIKKQLSKISHS